Proteins encoded in a region of the Bactrocera tryoni isolate S06 chromosome 4, CSIRO_BtryS06_freeze2, whole genome shotgun sequence genome:
- the LOC120774015 gene encoding uncharacterized protein LOC120774015 isoform X2, with product MKYPQLVSTRAVNAISDWLVARLEQLGVEAPHIYTRLLLSLLQSTVQLNDPIEFSNLESFLASRKGSGRRYRECDIDELKKYNAVQCIKNIVSSDQEIASIENLVEELFERLKDIEKQSSDSEDDDRGPVATLSITHRYNRSQQRREVPTNSKSCRASCAAESSRYAEAAGTSASAKRLQEREREYWRAFPALSKQMGDIAPRWRHPSKWMLWPSDKPKDDVKKNASTSSASSTMSSNSDAEDGNQAAARQAKEQRNIKEEEEDAMMEDTVENTEGAANVSGVELCDDIVDENDEIDDDEASCSANAAGYGSGAIKRNSKRRRSRALSRKNPAGGNNSDSNNVGNNRSQASGGKNKRNLSPSCWDTDFEGCWEMGRDLIKEFIASQNRNARNRSTSESAVSYNKQSATEVAPANEGDNCKTATNAEQQQTTEELLVENKDTAEDEKINANKAVTPPLPPVDMSFCDYDDFDDTLASVSELTNDGPLSMLATSEGACAVPPSTNAKRLYERELLPKDTKSDVQSDFAQFEAKFNSSVEALWKDADRSEQKGFSPFGDGNKLNIFNFGSGNSKHFSGPTSLPTDAPFSRNLKNFWSNYYNHHFDLSKMLPTSVIGEKAKELDVLMQNKANDKGEAAFKSNGGGFSEANNFSNTQQGDANTAGGPTSDYYSMPSNLEDIEKAKSQRSGLRHNSGCSDSGNSLSAHRAGGTIGEERKTPVALFLQNSIWSENANFGGGDSDETFYFKVHNSGNQLNAYDDNNREETLQCDAITSGVNINNGSGFAFTAPYSASKWSEGINAGPPQGNVPTPLIQHKQQCGNQNNSYHLALNSTDCTDSSSSSACTPGASNWHHLPKSDAKNDWSAEQMRDKNATHDTGSTAAPKITLANHSTTGSGFVAYSRIKAVLKLQLSSDGNAMNDAAAKQQQRNYPPRTNSKEQQQRYALDMMDDGENLLTSERTHFHPIKSYMDGHTFDICSELDVIEYDRSASGYLYYEEEKYLEYTRTDNFMVEDDGGIGASANPLYANSNCEAATASAKANSGCHSQKLKRIERDFVIKFRVQRTEIACQTDPEPPTARALVSANKRNVVMNASATKTAQPHPISLIFSNAAKNLKANAANELVYSDTVEAFTRAMAHFPPPQASSSNQSAWWSMGADVGDCRAASSNWNVYQAQPKLQPNAKNNNNDKDDACDDAGCDVVHFHGSIDELPDGMAALHADVDMTSLEQKWSMNEIRKKCKEAGHMAAADAVDGGAIESVWGMCAACNNELKSIPANRLLRDELQVEADQIMSDLKYMQDLYIGREGGAANADDDDDNNAENRDDDHQCGGESAAETVTSDSDWCAEDITADVADECVVNTSSQNANNNNELNEDHTMQQADSPNQTTNTVEGAANNSNDSETFTVIQKVNRLIAELLRPDNNADGVKQMDKQNANAACAKVNESRQVEAEATQFSGNLWHTNSNERNIWQLNAGDNTNSLIVAGGGGVLGRGDSVSGGGGVGGAMHPIQLLRQFNVKPLETAVANVDNVFPSAAAADADKYHRQMSWEHENLARIWQTSPPSPPQTQNATMTINDAKPQATTEQKIEDPYEQQADIAEKNMRNLRANADVSVEAADANLQLAQDFKKHKESKVAAALANAQLVDSALKFKAITRKRRHSASQNYFHAHLNSSATAAVAAVNSLVGGGVTSLQNNNNNEIANLNSYTLKSLRNSRNANELSLQNFLNASLRFGAAAAVAVAASNAKKCSDLANNLCGADFAFGCDSTATAAGRNQTIITCKYHLTAIEPLGVQQQNHDGDNNEYGLFTGNGIDGEGNTAAPLSSILDKNPSILKHVTMVSRPLTR from the exons ATGAAATATCCTCAACTTGTGTCGACGCGTGCGGTGAACGCCATATCTGATTGGCTAGTAGCCCGTTTGGAGCAGTTAGGCGTTGAGGCTCCACATATTTATACAAGACTACTTCTGTCACTTTTACAATCGACTGTACAACTAAATGATCCAATTGAATTCAGCAATTTAGAA TCATTTCTTGCGAGCCGTAAAGGAAGCGGTAGGCGCTACCGAGAGTGCGATATTGACGAACTTAAGAAATATAATGCTGTGCAGTGCATAAAGAACATCGTTTCGTCAGACCAGGAG atcGCATCTATTGAGAACCTCGTTGAGGAGCTCTTTGAAAGACTTAAAGACATTGAGAAGCAATCCAGCGATAGTGAAGACGATGATAGGGGTCCAGTAGCAACGCTTTCTATCACCCACCGTTACAATAGATCGCAGCAAAGAAGAGAAGTGCCAACCAATAGTAAAAGTTGCAGAGCGAGTTGCGCCGCCGAGAGTAGTAGGTACGCAGAAGCAGCTGGAACATCAGCTAGTGCCAAAAGATTGCAAGAACGTGAACGAGAATATTGGCGCGCTTTTCCCGCGCTCTCGAAACAAATGGGTGATATAGCTCCACGCTGGCGCCACCCTTCCAAGTGGATGTTATGGCCTTCGGACAAACCCAAAGACGACGTTAAGAAAAACGCTTCTACAAGTAGCGCCAGCTCGACAATGTCTAGTAATTCCGATGCGGAAGATGGCAACCAAGCAGCCGCAAGACAGGCTAAGGAGCAGAGAAATAttaaagaggaagaagaagatgcAATGATGGAAGATACCGTGGAGAATACGGAAGGTGCAGCTAATGTGTCTGGAGTAGAGTTGTGCGACGACATAGTGGATGAGAATGATGAAATCGATGATGACGAAGCTAGTTGCAGCGCTAACGCAGCTGGTTATGGCAGCGGTGCTATAAAACGAAATTCCAAACGACGCCGCAGTCGTG CTTTATCACGCAAGAACCCAGCTGGCGGTAACAACTCTGACTCCAATAATGTTGgcaataatcggtcacaagcaaGTGGAGGTAAAAACAAGCGTAATCTATCGCCCAGCTGTTGGGATACCGATTTCGAGGGATGTTGGGAGATGGGTCGCGATTTAATCAAAGAATTCATAGCGAGCCAAAATCGTAATGCACGCAATCGCAGCACTTCAGAGAGCGCTGTTTCGTACAATAAGCAGAGTGCAACCGAAGTAGCACCCGCTAACGAAGGTGATAATTGTAAAACAGCTACAAACGCCGAGCAACAGCAAACAACTGAAGAGCTTTTGGTTGAAAACAAAGATACTGCTGAGGATGAAAAAATAAACGCCAACAAAGCCGTTACACCCCCATTACCACCAGTTGATATGTCGTTCTGCGATTATGATGATTTCGACGATACACTCGCCTCTGTGTCCGAGCTGACTAATGATGGGCCCTTATCAATGCTAGCAACTAGTGAGGGTGCTTGTGCCGTGCCACCATCTACCAACGCTAAGCGTCTTTATGAGCGCGAATTGTTACCAAAAGATACGAAATCCGATGTACAATCGGATTTTGCACAATTCGAAGCAAAATTCAATAGTAGTGTCGAAGCTTTATGGAAAGATGCTGACCGCAGTGAGCAGAAGGGATTCAGTCCATTTGGTGAtggcaataaattaaatatttttaactttggtAGTGGCAACAGCAAACACTTTTCCGGACCCACCTCGTTACCGACCGATGCGccattttcaagaaatttaaaaaacttttggtCTAATTATTACAATCATCATTTTGACCTAAGTAAAATGCTGCCGACAAGCGTAATTGGCGAAAAGGCCAAAGAACTAGATGTATTGATGCAAAATAAAGCAAACGATAAGGGTGAAGCTGCTTTCAAG tcAAATGGTGGTGGTTTTAGTGAGGCTAACAATTTCTCCAATACCCAACAAGGAGATGCCAACACAGCTGGTGGTCCGACAAGTGACTACTACTCAATGCCGAGCAATTTGGAGGATATTGAGAAAGCCAAATCGCAACGTTCTGGCTTACGTCACAATAGCGGCTGCAGTGACAGTGGCAATAGCTTGAGTGCGCACAGAGCTGGTGGCACAATTGGAGAAGAGCGCAAAACACCGGTGGCTCTCTTTCTACAAAACTCGATTTGGTCAGAGAACGCTAATTTCGGCGGCGGTGATTCAGATGAAACTTTCTACTTCAAAGTCCATAATTCTGGCAATCAGCTGAACGCATATGATGACAACAATCGCGAAGAAACATTGCAATGCGATGCCATAACCAGTGGCGTAAATATAAACAATGGCAGTGGCTTTGCCTTCACCGCGCCCTACTCGGCTTCTAAGTGGTCGGAAGGTATTAATGCTGGACCGCCACAAGGTAATGTGCCAACACCGCTGATACAGCATAAACAACAGTGCGGAAATCAAAATAACAGTTATCATCTTGCGTTGAACTCAACCGATTGCACAGATTCATCTTCGTCGAGCGCATGTACACCAGGTGCCTCAAATTGGCATCATCTACCCAAAAGTGATGCTAAAAATGATTGGTCCGCCGAGCAAATGCGCGACAAAAACGCGACACATGACACTGGCAGCACGGCAGCACCGAAAATTACGCTCGCCAATCACTCGACAACAGGCAGTGGCTTCGTTGCATATTCACGCATTAAAGCCGTCTTAAAGTTGCAATTGTCAAGCGATGGCAATGCTATGAACGACGCGGCAGCTAAGCAGCAGCAGCGAAATTACCCACCACGTACGAATAGCaaggaacaacaacaacgttatgCACTCGATATGATGGATGATGGCGAAAATCTACTGACTTCCGAACGCACACATTTCCATCCCATTAAATCGTATATGGATGGGCACACATTCGATATTTGCAGTGAATTGGATGTTATCGAGTACGATCGATCGGCCAGCGGTTATCTGTACTACGAAGAAGAGAAATATCTCGAGTACACGCGTACCGATAATTTTATGGTGGAAGATGATGGTGGCATTGGTGCCTCAGCCAATCCTTTGTATGCCAATTCGAATTGTGAGGCAGCCACAGCTAGCGCCAAGGCCAACTCCGGTTGCCACAGCCAGAAATTAAAGCGAATCGAACGTGATTTCGTCATAAAATTCCGTGTTCAACGCACTGAAATCGCTTGCCAAACGGATCCAGAGCCGCCAACTGCGCGTGCGTTAGTGAGCGCCAACAAACGCAATGTTGTAATGAATGCATCGGCAACAAAAACAGCACAACCGCATCCAATAAGTTTAATATTCTCAAATGCGGcgaaaaatttgaaagcaaacgCCGCAAACGAACTTGTCTACAGCGACACCGTGGAGGCGTTTACCCGCGCTATGGCACACTTCCCGCCGCCGCAGGCGTCGTCTAGCAACCAATCGGCTTGGTGGTCAATGGGAGCTGATGTCGGTGATTGTCGGGCGGCTAGCAGCAACTGGAATGTCTACCAAGCACAGCCGAAGCTGCAGCCAAAtgctaaaaacaataataatgataaaGATGACGCTTGTGATGACGCTGGCTGTGATGTGGTACATTTCCATGGCAGCATTGATGAGTTACCCGATGGTATGGCCGCTCTCCATGCAGATGTAGATATGACAAGCTTAGAGCAAAAGTGGTCAATGAATGAGATACGCAAGAAGTGCAAAGAAGCCGGTCACATGGCTGCTGCTGATGCTGTTGACGGCGGCGCCATCGAGTCTGTTTGGGGCATGTGTGCCGCCTGTAATAATGAATTGAAATCCATACCGGCCAATAGGCTATTGCGCGACGAATTGCAAGTGGAGGCTGACCAGATAATGAGCGATTTGAAATACATGCAAGATTTATACATAGGAAGAGAAGGCGGTGCAGCTAATgccgatgatgatgatgataataATGCTGAGAATAGAGACGACGATCACCAATGTGGTGGTGAGAGCGCCGCAGAGACTGTGACTAGCGACAGCGATTGGTGCGCCGAAGATATAACTGCTGATGTGGCGGATGAGTGTGTAGTTAATACAAGTTCGCAGAAtgccaataataataatgaactaAATGAAGATCATACAATGCAGCAGGCAGACTCTCCGAATCAAACTACTAACACTGTGGAGGGTGCTGCCAACAATTCCAATGATTCCGAGACGTTTACCGTAATACAAAAAGTAAATCGTCTCATCGCCGAATTATTGCGACCCGACAACAATGCTGATGGCGTCAAACAAATGGACAAACAGAATGCCAACGCTGCATGTGCGAAAGTTAATGAGTCACGTCAGGTGGAAGCTGAAGCAACACAATTTAGCGGTAATTTGTGGCATACAAATAGCAATGAGCGAAATATTTGGCAACTGAATGCTGGCGACAACACAAATAGCTTAATTGTGGCTGGCGGTGGTGGTGTTCTAGGCAGAGGCGATAGTGttagtggtggtggtggtgtcgGTGGTGCTATGCATCCAATACAACTTTTGCGACAATTCAATGTGAAGCCATTGGAGACTGCTGTAGCCAATGTGGATAACGTATTCCCTTCAGCCGCTGCGGCTGATGCAGATAAATACCACAGGCAAATGAGTTGGGAGCATGAGAATTTAGCTAGAATTTGGCAGACATCACCACCGTCACCACCACAAACACAAAACGCCACTATGACAATAAATGATGCCAAACCACAAGCCACAACCGAACAAAAAATCGAAGACCCCTATGAGCAGCAAGCGGATATCGCTGAGAAAAATATGCGCAATTTACGCGCCAACGCAGATGTGAGCGTGGAAGCGGCCGATGCCAATTTACAATTGGCGCAAGATTTTAAAAAGCACAAGGAAAGCAAAGTGGCTGCAGCTCTAGCTAACGCCCAGCTAGTCGACTCGGCTTTAAAATTTAAG GCAATCACTCGCAAACGTCGTCATTCGgcttcacaaaattattttcacgcGCATTTAAATAGCAGCGCTACGGCAGCTGTTGCTGCTGTCAACAGTCTGGTTGGCGGTGGCGTCACATCAttgcaaaacaacaataacaatgagaTTGCCAATTTAAATAGTTATACCTTGAAGTCGTTGCGTAACTCGCGCAATGCCAATGAGTTGAGTTTACAGAATTTTCTGAATGCTTCGCTGCGTTTCGGTGCCGCTGCAGCCGTTGCCGTTGCCGCTTCTAATGCCAAGAAATGTTCCGATTTGGCCAATAATCTTTGTGGCGCAGATTTTGCCTTCGGTTGCGATTCAACTGCAACTGCGGCCGGTCGAAATCAAACGATCATCACCTGCAAATATCATTTGACTGCAATTGAGCCGTTGGGTGTGCAGCAGCAAAATCATGACGGCGACAATAATGAATATGGCTTATTTACTGGCAATGGCATCGACGGCGAAGGCAATACAGCGGCACCGCTCTCTAGCATCCTCGACAAGAATCCATCTATATTGAAGCATGTCACCATGGTGTCACGTCCGTTGACGCGTTAA
- the LOC120774015 gene encoding uncharacterized protein LOC120774015 isoform X1, whose amino-acid sequence MKYPQLVSTRAVNAISDWLVARLEQLGVEAPHIYTRLLLSLLQSTVQLNDPIEFSNLESFLASRKGSGRRYRECDIDELKKYNAVQCIKNIVSSDQEIASIENLVEELFERLKDIEKQSSDSEDDDRGPVATLSITHRYNRSQQRREVPTNSKSCRASCAAESSRYAEAAGTSASAKRLQEREREYWRAFPALSKQMGDIAPRWRHPSKWMLWPSDKPKDDVKKNASTSSASSTMSSNSDAEDGNQAAARQAKEQRNIKEEEEDAMMEDTVENTEGAANVSGVELCDDIVDENDEIDDDEASCSANAAGYGSGAIKRNSKRRRSRGKSLSRKNPAGGNNSDSNNVGNNRSQASGGKNKRNLSPSCWDTDFEGCWEMGRDLIKEFIASQNRNARNRSTSESAVSYNKQSATEVAPANEGDNCKTATNAEQQQTTEELLVENKDTAEDEKINANKAVTPPLPPVDMSFCDYDDFDDTLASVSELTNDGPLSMLATSEGACAVPPSTNAKRLYERELLPKDTKSDVQSDFAQFEAKFNSSVEALWKDADRSEQKGFSPFGDGNKLNIFNFGSGNSKHFSGPTSLPTDAPFSRNLKNFWSNYYNHHFDLSKMLPTSVIGEKAKELDVLMQNKANDKGEAAFKSNGGGFSEANNFSNTQQGDANTAGGPTSDYYSMPSNLEDIEKAKSQRSGLRHNSGCSDSGNSLSAHRAGGTIGEERKTPVALFLQNSIWSENANFGGGDSDETFYFKVHNSGNQLNAYDDNNREETLQCDAITSGVNINNGSGFAFTAPYSASKWSEGINAGPPQGNVPTPLIQHKQQCGNQNNSYHLALNSTDCTDSSSSSACTPGASNWHHLPKSDAKNDWSAEQMRDKNATHDTGSTAAPKITLANHSTTGSGFVAYSRIKAVLKLQLSSDGNAMNDAAAKQQQRNYPPRTNSKEQQQRYALDMMDDGENLLTSERTHFHPIKSYMDGHTFDICSELDVIEYDRSASGYLYYEEEKYLEYTRTDNFMVEDDGGIGASANPLYANSNCEAATASAKANSGCHSQKLKRIERDFVIKFRVQRTEIACQTDPEPPTARALVSANKRNVVMNASATKTAQPHPISLIFSNAAKNLKANAANELVYSDTVEAFTRAMAHFPPPQASSSNQSAWWSMGADVGDCRAASSNWNVYQAQPKLQPNAKNNNNDKDDACDDAGCDVVHFHGSIDELPDGMAALHADVDMTSLEQKWSMNEIRKKCKEAGHMAAADAVDGGAIESVWGMCAACNNELKSIPANRLLRDELQVEADQIMSDLKYMQDLYIGREGGAANADDDDDNNAENRDDDHQCGGESAAETVTSDSDWCAEDITADVADECVVNTSSQNANNNNELNEDHTMQQADSPNQTTNTVEGAANNSNDSETFTVIQKVNRLIAELLRPDNNADGVKQMDKQNANAACAKVNESRQVEAEATQFSGNLWHTNSNERNIWQLNAGDNTNSLIVAGGGGVLGRGDSVSGGGGVGGAMHPIQLLRQFNVKPLETAVANVDNVFPSAAAADADKYHRQMSWEHENLARIWQTSPPSPPQTQNATMTINDAKPQATTEQKIEDPYEQQADIAEKNMRNLRANADVSVEAADANLQLAQDFKKHKESKVAAALANAQLVDSALKFKAITRKRRHSASQNYFHAHLNSSATAAVAAVNSLVGGGVTSLQNNNNNEIANLNSYTLKSLRNSRNANELSLQNFLNASLRFGAAAAVAVAASNAKKCSDLANNLCGADFAFGCDSTATAAGRNQTIITCKYHLTAIEPLGVQQQNHDGDNNEYGLFTGNGIDGEGNTAAPLSSILDKNPSILKHVTMVSRPLTR is encoded by the exons ATGAAATATCCTCAACTTGTGTCGACGCGTGCGGTGAACGCCATATCTGATTGGCTAGTAGCCCGTTTGGAGCAGTTAGGCGTTGAGGCTCCACATATTTATACAAGACTACTTCTGTCACTTTTACAATCGACTGTACAACTAAATGATCCAATTGAATTCAGCAATTTAGAA TCATTTCTTGCGAGCCGTAAAGGAAGCGGTAGGCGCTACCGAGAGTGCGATATTGACGAACTTAAGAAATATAATGCTGTGCAGTGCATAAAGAACATCGTTTCGTCAGACCAGGAG atcGCATCTATTGAGAACCTCGTTGAGGAGCTCTTTGAAAGACTTAAAGACATTGAGAAGCAATCCAGCGATAGTGAAGACGATGATAGGGGTCCAGTAGCAACGCTTTCTATCACCCACCGTTACAATAGATCGCAGCAAAGAAGAGAAGTGCCAACCAATAGTAAAAGTTGCAGAGCGAGTTGCGCCGCCGAGAGTAGTAGGTACGCAGAAGCAGCTGGAACATCAGCTAGTGCCAAAAGATTGCAAGAACGTGAACGAGAATATTGGCGCGCTTTTCCCGCGCTCTCGAAACAAATGGGTGATATAGCTCCACGCTGGCGCCACCCTTCCAAGTGGATGTTATGGCCTTCGGACAAACCCAAAGACGACGTTAAGAAAAACGCTTCTACAAGTAGCGCCAGCTCGACAATGTCTAGTAATTCCGATGCGGAAGATGGCAACCAAGCAGCCGCAAGACAGGCTAAGGAGCAGAGAAATAttaaagaggaagaagaagatgcAATGATGGAAGATACCGTGGAGAATACGGAAGGTGCAGCTAATGTGTCTGGAGTAGAGTTGTGCGACGACATAGTGGATGAGAATGATGAAATCGATGATGACGAAGCTAGTTGCAGCGCTAACGCAGCTGGTTATGGCAGCGGTGCTATAAAACGAAATTCCAAACGACGCCGCAGTCGTGGTAAGT CTTTATCACGCAAGAACCCAGCTGGCGGTAACAACTCTGACTCCAATAATGTTGgcaataatcggtcacaagcaaGTGGAGGTAAAAACAAGCGTAATCTATCGCCCAGCTGTTGGGATACCGATTTCGAGGGATGTTGGGAGATGGGTCGCGATTTAATCAAAGAATTCATAGCGAGCCAAAATCGTAATGCACGCAATCGCAGCACTTCAGAGAGCGCTGTTTCGTACAATAAGCAGAGTGCAACCGAAGTAGCACCCGCTAACGAAGGTGATAATTGTAAAACAGCTACAAACGCCGAGCAACAGCAAACAACTGAAGAGCTTTTGGTTGAAAACAAAGATACTGCTGAGGATGAAAAAATAAACGCCAACAAAGCCGTTACACCCCCATTACCACCAGTTGATATGTCGTTCTGCGATTATGATGATTTCGACGATACACTCGCCTCTGTGTCCGAGCTGACTAATGATGGGCCCTTATCAATGCTAGCAACTAGTGAGGGTGCTTGTGCCGTGCCACCATCTACCAACGCTAAGCGTCTTTATGAGCGCGAATTGTTACCAAAAGATACGAAATCCGATGTACAATCGGATTTTGCACAATTCGAAGCAAAATTCAATAGTAGTGTCGAAGCTTTATGGAAAGATGCTGACCGCAGTGAGCAGAAGGGATTCAGTCCATTTGGTGAtggcaataaattaaatatttttaactttggtAGTGGCAACAGCAAACACTTTTCCGGACCCACCTCGTTACCGACCGATGCGccattttcaagaaatttaaaaaacttttggtCTAATTATTACAATCATCATTTTGACCTAAGTAAAATGCTGCCGACAAGCGTAATTGGCGAAAAGGCCAAAGAACTAGATGTATTGATGCAAAATAAAGCAAACGATAAGGGTGAAGCTGCTTTCAAG tcAAATGGTGGTGGTTTTAGTGAGGCTAACAATTTCTCCAATACCCAACAAGGAGATGCCAACACAGCTGGTGGTCCGACAAGTGACTACTACTCAATGCCGAGCAATTTGGAGGATATTGAGAAAGCCAAATCGCAACGTTCTGGCTTACGTCACAATAGCGGCTGCAGTGACAGTGGCAATAGCTTGAGTGCGCACAGAGCTGGTGGCACAATTGGAGAAGAGCGCAAAACACCGGTGGCTCTCTTTCTACAAAACTCGATTTGGTCAGAGAACGCTAATTTCGGCGGCGGTGATTCAGATGAAACTTTCTACTTCAAAGTCCATAATTCTGGCAATCAGCTGAACGCATATGATGACAACAATCGCGAAGAAACATTGCAATGCGATGCCATAACCAGTGGCGTAAATATAAACAATGGCAGTGGCTTTGCCTTCACCGCGCCCTACTCGGCTTCTAAGTGGTCGGAAGGTATTAATGCTGGACCGCCACAAGGTAATGTGCCAACACCGCTGATACAGCATAAACAACAGTGCGGAAATCAAAATAACAGTTATCATCTTGCGTTGAACTCAACCGATTGCACAGATTCATCTTCGTCGAGCGCATGTACACCAGGTGCCTCAAATTGGCATCATCTACCCAAAAGTGATGCTAAAAATGATTGGTCCGCCGAGCAAATGCGCGACAAAAACGCGACACATGACACTGGCAGCACGGCAGCACCGAAAATTACGCTCGCCAATCACTCGACAACAGGCAGTGGCTTCGTTGCATATTCACGCATTAAAGCCGTCTTAAAGTTGCAATTGTCAAGCGATGGCAATGCTATGAACGACGCGGCAGCTAAGCAGCAGCAGCGAAATTACCCACCACGTACGAATAGCaaggaacaacaacaacgttatgCACTCGATATGATGGATGATGGCGAAAATCTACTGACTTCCGAACGCACACATTTCCATCCCATTAAATCGTATATGGATGGGCACACATTCGATATTTGCAGTGAATTGGATGTTATCGAGTACGATCGATCGGCCAGCGGTTATCTGTACTACGAAGAAGAGAAATATCTCGAGTACACGCGTACCGATAATTTTATGGTGGAAGATGATGGTGGCATTGGTGCCTCAGCCAATCCTTTGTATGCCAATTCGAATTGTGAGGCAGCCACAGCTAGCGCCAAGGCCAACTCCGGTTGCCACAGCCAGAAATTAAAGCGAATCGAACGTGATTTCGTCATAAAATTCCGTGTTCAACGCACTGAAATCGCTTGCCAAACGGATCCAGAGCCGCCAACTGCGCGTGCGTTAGTGAGCGCCAACAAACGCAATGTTGTAATGAATGCATCGGCAACAAAAACAGCACAACCGCATCCAATAAGTTTAATATTCTCAAATGCGGcgaaaaatttgaaagcaaacgCCGCAAACGAACTTGTCTACAGCGACACCGTGGAGGCGTTTACCCGCGCTATGGCACACTTCCCGCCGCCGCAGGCGTCGTCTAGCAACCAATCGGCTTGGTGGTCAATGGGAGCTGATGTCGGTGATTGTCGGGCGGCTAGCAGCAACTGGAATGTCTACCAAGCACAGCCGAAGCTGCAGCCAAAtgctaaaaacaataataatgataaaGATGACGCTTGTGATGACGCTGGCTGTGATGTGGTACATTTCCATGGCAGCATTGATGAGTTACCCGATGGTATGGCCGCTCTCCATGCAGATGTAGATATGACAAGCTTAGAGCAAAAGTGGTCAATGAATGAGATACGCAAGAAGTGCAAAGAAGCCGGTCACATGGCTGCTGCTGATGCTGTTGACGGCGGCGCCATCGAGTCTGTTTGGGGCATGTGTGCCGCCTGTAATAATGAATTGAAATCCATACCGGCCAATAGGCTATTGCGCGACGAATTGCAAGTGGAGGCTGACCAGATAATGAGCGATTTGAAATACATGCAAGATTTATACATAGGAAGAGAAGGCGGTGCAGCTAATgccgatgatgatgatgataataATGCTGAGAATAGAGACGACGATCACCAATGTGGTGGTGAGAGCGCCGCAGAGACTGTGACTAGCGACAGCGATTGGTGCGCCGAAGATATAACTGCTGATGTGGCGGATGAGTGTGTAGTTAATACAAGTTCGCAGAAtgccaataataataatgaactaAATGAAGATCATACAATGCAGCAGGCAGACTCTCCGAATCAAACTACTAACACTGTGGAGGGTGCTGCCAACAATTCCAATGATTCCGAGACGTTTACCGTAATACAAAAAGTAAATCGTCTCATCGCCGAATTATTGCGACCCGACAACAATGCTGATGGCGTCAAACAAATGGACAAACAGAATGCCAACGCTGCATGTGCGAAAGTTAATGAGTCACGTCAGGTGGAAGCTGAAGCAACACAATTTAGCGGTAATTTGTGGCATACAAATAGCAATGAGCGAAATATTTGGCAACTGAATGCTGGCGACAACACAAATAGCTTAATTGTGGCTGGCGGTGGTGGTGTTCTAGGCAGAGGCGATAGTGttagtggtggtggtggtgtcgGTGGTGCTATGCATCCAATACAACTTTTGCGACAATTCAATGTGAAGCCATTGGAGACTGCTGTAGCCAATGTGGATAACGTATTCCCTTCAGCCGCTGCGGCTGATGCAGATAAATACCACAGGCAAATGAGTTGGGAGCATGAGAATTTAGCTAGAATTTGGCAGACATCACCACCGTCACCACCACAAACACAAAACGCCACTATGACAATAAATGATGCCAAACCACAAGCCACAACCGAACAAAAAATCGAAGACCCCTATGAGCAGCAAGCGGATATCGCTGAGAAAAATATGCGCAATTTACGCGCCAACGCAGATGTGAGCGTGGAAGCGGCCGATGCCAATTTACAATTGGCGCAAGATTTTAAAAAGCACAAGGAAAGCAAAGTGGCTGCAGCTCTAGCTAACGCCCAGCTAGTCGACTCGGCTTTAAAATTTAAG GCAATCACTCGCAAACGTCGTCATTCGgcttcacaaaattattttcacgcGCATTTAAATAGCAGCGCTACGGCAGCTGTTGCTGCTGTCAACAGTCTGGTTGGCGGTGGCGTCACATCAttgcaaaacaacaataacaatgagaTTGCCAATTTAAATAGTTATACCTTGAAGTCGTTGCGTAACTCGCGCAATGCCAATGAGTTGAGTTTACAGAATTTTCTGAATGCTTCGCTGCGTTTCGGTGCCGCTGCAGCCGTTGCCGTTGCCGCTTCTAATGCCAAGAAATGTTCCGATTTGGCCAATAATCTTTGTGGCGCAGATTTTGCCTTCGGTTGCGATTCAACTGCAACTGCGGCCGGTCGAAATCAAACGATCATCACCTGCAAATATCATTTGACTGCAATTGAGCCGTTGGGTGTGCAGCAGCAAAATCATGACGGCGACAATAATGAATATGGCTTATTTACTGGCAATGGCATCGACGGCGAAGGCAATACAGCGGCACCGCTCTCTAGCATCCTCGACAAGAATCCATCTATATTGAAGCATGTCACCATGGTGTCACGTCCGTTGACGCGTTAA